GGCGAGATCAGCCTCATCAACATCAAGGGTGAGCTCCGCACCGCGCCCCGATGCTGCTGCCCCGCGCTCCCCTCGGGCTCACGGCCCCCGCCCCGCAGGCAACATGGCCGGGAACCGGCGCACGGCCAACATCCTGAGCATCGGCTACTCGGACCTGTTCTGCCTGGGCAAGGAGGACCTGGCGGAGGTGCTGGCCGAGTTCCCCAGCGCCCGCGCTGCCATGGAGGCCAAGGgccgggagctgctgctccgCATGGGCCAGCTGGACACCGGGGCTGaggcggcggcgctggcggcCGAGGCCGAGGCTGAGCGGCGTCTGCGGGGGCTGGAGGCggccctggaggggctccagacGCGGGCAGCgcggctgctggcacagctggaggccAGTGCCCTGCGCATGGCCCTGCGCGTCCGGCGCCTCGAGGGACGCCTGCAGCTGCGGGACGGAGCCGTGCGGGACAGGGCAGTACGGGATGGAGCGGGGCGGGACGGAGCCGTGCGGGACGGAGCCGTGCGGGACAGGGCGGTACGGGATGGAGCGGGGCGGGACGGAGCCGTGCGGGACAGGGCGGTGCGGGATAGAGAGGGGCGGGACAGGGCGGGGCGGGACGGAGCCGTGCGGgcagacagagcagcaggaacgGCCTCAGCACAGCAACCTGCCGGCCCACAGGGTCCTACCGGCGGACAGAGCCCCCCCAGAGTGCAGGGTTCAATCGAGGCACAGGCTGTTCTCAGGGCACACGGTACCTCCCGGGCACAGGGTCCCTCCGAGGTGCAGGGTGCCCCAGGCTCCGCAGAAGGACGGGGTCGCATTGGGGTGCAGGGCCCCTCCAAGGCACAGGGTCCCCACAGGGCACACAGTCCCCATGGAGCACAGGGTCCCAGTGACATGCCAGGTCCTCCCAAAGCACACGGTAGCCCCACGGTGCAGGGGCCACTCAGAGCATGGGGTCGCATTGGGGCACGAGGTCCCCGTGGCATGTATGGCCCCATGGCACAGGCTCCCCTCAGGGCACATGGCATCCCCATGGCAGAGGGTCCCCTCAGGGCACAGGGGCCGCCCCGGGCACGGAGGCGGATTGGGACACGAGGCCCCAGTGGCATGTACGGTGCCGGAAGGGCGCAGGCTCTGCCCGGGGCACGGGGTCCCTCCGGGGCACAGAGATCCACAGGGGCACACGACGTCCCCGGGGCTCAGGGGGTCCCACGAGGGGCGGGGGTGCCGCGGGACTGAGGGGTGACTGGAGGGGGGACACAGCAGCGACCACTGTTGTGGGTGACACCgacagctgctgctgcggcACCGGGAGAGGAAGGAGCCGGGATGGGGACGGGTCAGGGTCACGGAGTTTCGGGGCCGTGAGCAGCTTGGGACctccggccgggccgggccgtccCGGGGCAGCCGCAGGGACGCGGTGACAGACCCCGAGGTGGCGGCCGTCGCCCGGTGCCTCAGGAGCGCTCCCTGCGAGCCCCCCAAGCTGCCCGACCCGCCCGGGACTCGGCCGCAGCCCGGTACCCCCCGAGCCCCGCTCCCGGTGCTCTCCAtggccccgccccccccccgtCCCGGGCTCCCCCTGTTCCCGCCtcccccgcgccccccgggctccccccgccgccgccaccgccccccgcccccggcccgccccgcgccgggcGCCGCCCCCGCTTATCCACCGGCGGCTCCGAGCGGATCGGAGCCTCGTCCCTCCCGGAGCCTCCCGGTGCCTGCTCCTTCCCGGTGCCTCCTGCCGGAggaggggcggggggaggcGGGGGGGTCCCCGCCATGGACCCCCGGCCCCTCAACGAGTCgctgcaggagatgctctgcCGCTCCGGGAACGGCACCGGGAACGGACCCGGCACCGGCATCGGCAACGGGACCAACGGCTCGGTCTGCGACCTCCTCCGCAGGGGCCTCCGCGGGCCCCCGGCGCCCAGAGGTGAGAGCGggtgcagagggaaggagcGGGATGGACCCGGGAAGGGACCCCCTCCCCCGTTCGTGCCCGGCCCTGCGCTCCCCGGCACGCCGGTACAATCCCGCTCCGTCCCGCCGTGCTGCCCCGGTGCCCGCCGCTCCCGTTCCCCCGGCCCCCGAGCGGTGCCGCCCCGTCCCCGCCGTGCCCCTCCTCAGCCGGCACCATCCTCCCGATCCCCGCGGGCTCGGTGGCCCCGGCGCTGCCCAGCGGTTCCGATGCGGATCTCGGCGCTGCCGGAGGGAACACGCCGGGCTGTGCCGGTGGCAGCGGGAGGGCGGAGAGGACTCCGACAGGGACGCCACGGACACAGCCAGCGCCCGTCCCGCACCCCTGCCCCATTGCCGGGGCCGGGACCTCCAGCTGGACCCTCGACTGGGAcgaccccagcccagccccggctgGGACCCCTGCTCCGGTGTCACTCCGCTCTCCGGGCAGGACGTGCCCGGTCCCCGCGCTCAGCACCGAGGCGGAGGGTGGGCAGGATGGGGGCACCCACCTGGATGAGGGTCCCTCAGGCTCAGGGAACTGATCCGAGGGGCGGGGGGTTCACCCCGAATGCCAGCGGCTGCCACACGGGGGGAAACGACGCACTCATCTGGTGGGTGTCCACCGTGCCCACGCCGGAGCCCCGGTGTCCCGGTGCCCGGGCCTGTGCGGGGGCGCCTTTGGGGTGCCCTCACAGCGTGTCTGGAGGGCCACCGGGCTGCCCTCGGGGTGCCCCGGGGTGCCAGCGCAGCGCCATGCCCGCAGAGCTGGACGTGGCGGTGCGCGTGGTGCTCTACGTGCTGATCTTCGTGCTGAGCGTCGGGGGCAACGCGCTGGTGGTGGCCGTGCTGGCGCTGAACCGGCGGCTGCGCACCGTCACCAACTgcttcctgctgtccctggccctgAGCGACCTGCTGCTGGCGCTGTGCTGCATGCCCTTCACCCTGCTGCCCGGCCTCATGGGCGCCTTCATCTTTGGCGACGTCGTCTGCAAGCTCGTGGCCTACCTCATGGGTAGGGTGGGACACGCGGCAGGGGCTTGTCCCCTCTCCTGGgtggggcacaggcagggctcgTCCCCTCTCATGGGTGGggtggggcacacagggcttgTCCCCTCTCCTGGGTGGGGTACACGGGGTCTTGTCCCCTCTCCTGGGTGGGGTGGGGCACAGTGGGGGCTTGTCCCCTCTCCTGggtggggcacacagggcttgTCCCTTCTCCTGGGTGGGGCACAGTGGGGGCTTGTCCCCTCTCCTGGGTGAGACACACGGGGCCTTGTCCCCTCTCCTGAGTGGGGTGGGGCACACGGGGGTTTGTCCCCTGTCCTGGGTGGGGCACACAGGGCCTTGTCCCCTCTCCTGGGTGGGGTGGGGCACGGCAAGGGGGCCTCATCCCTGCCTTGTCGGTACGGGGGGCGCAGGGAGGGGGCTCGTCCCTACCCCGTGGATACCTGGAGGTTATCCCCACCCCTGGGCGCACGGAGCGCAGCACAGGGGGGCTCCGGGAGGAGCTGGGGGCCTGCAGGATCACACCGTGCCCACCGACACTCCCTGCTGCCCGCAGGGGTCTCGGTGGCCGTGTCCACCTTCAGCCTGGTGGCCATCGCCATCGAGCGCTACAGTGCCATCTGCAACCCGCTGCAGTCCCGCGCCTGGCAGACGCGGTCCCACGCGTGCCGCGTCATCGCGGGCACCTGGGCGCTGGCGGCGCTGCTGATGCTGCCCTACGCCGTGTACAGCAGCACCCGgcccgccgcgccgcgcccgccgcccgcaCAGTGCACACACCACTGGCCCAGCGAGCGCGTCCGGCAGCTCTGGTGAGTCCGGGCACCCAGGGGGTTCGGGGCCTGAGGGGACACCGGGTGACCAGGCCACCTGTCCCAGGTACGTGCTGCTGCTCCTCGTGCTGTTCTTCATCCCGGGCGTGGTGATGACGGTGGCGTACGGGCTCATCTCCCGCGAGCTCTACCGGGGCATCCGCTTCGAACTGGACGTCAAGAGGGACGTGGCAGgtgagggatggggcaggagtgACACTGCGGGTGACACTTGGTGTGgctcctgtgtgggcagagtgcccaccccagcagcagaggcagggctgagccctcacccctgctcccacagcagtgTGCTCCTCAGGGACACCCCCTTTCCCGGGGACCTCCTGGTAGCCTCGGGGTGCAGCGTGTCCCCATGGTGCCATGGCCATTTCcacatcccctgctcctggagGATGTTCCCGGCAGTGTCGGGGTGCAGCATGTCCCCGTGGTGCCACGGCCATTTCTGTGTcccctgcatcccatcccatcctcctGGAGGGTGCTCCTGGCAGTGTCGGGGTGCAGCGTGTCCCCATGGCACCATGGCCATTTCCATGTTCCCTGCACCCATCCCCTGCCCCTGGAGGATGCTCCCGCAGTGTTGGGGTGCAGCGTGTCCCTGTGGTGCCATGGCCATTTCCATGTGCCCCgcaccccatcccatcctcctGGAGGACGTTCCCGCGGTGTTGGGGTGCAgcgtgtccctgcagtgccatgACCATGCCTCCTCGCTCCACAGCCCAGCGTGGCACCAGGGGGGACCCAGCGCCCAGCTGCGACGAGGGTGACGGCTGCTACCTGCAGCTGTCCCGGCCGGGCGCGGCGCTGGAGCTGCGGGCGCTGGGGGCGGCCGCGCAGCAGGACCGGGCCCGCATCAACAGCTCAGGGGCGCAGCTGGCGGCCAAGCGGCGGGTGATCCGCATGCTGGTGGTCATCGTAGCCATGTTCTTCCTCTGCTGGCTGCCCATCTTCGCCGCCAACACCTGGCGCGCCTTCTCCCCGCGGGCAGCGCAGCGGGCGCTCTCGGGCACGCCCATCGCCTTCATCCACCTGCTGTCCTACACCTCGGCCTGCGCCAACCCCCTCATCTACTGCTTCATGAACCGCCGCTTCCGAAAGGCCTTCGGGGCCACCTGCGCGGGCTGGGGCTGCCGCCGCGCctgcccccgccgcccgcccgagGACGAGCCGCCCATGGCCAGCGCCTCGCTCTCCAAGTTCAGCTACACCACCGTCAGCAGCCTGGGACCCCCCTGAGCCGCCCCCCGAGCTGGaaccccccgagccccccaacACCGGTGCCTGGGCCCCCCGAGAGCGGGACCCCCACGGCCAACCCCTCTCTCCCCAAGCTCAGCTACAGCATCCTCAGCAgcctgggaccccagagctagCCCCCCTTAGGGACCCTAACACCAGTGCctgcccccccccgccccccccgagCTGGACATCCCCACCAGGACACCCCGAGCATGAACCCCTGCCCTGCCGGCACCTCCGTGCCCCGCTCCGCTGCACCCCCAGACGCCCGCCCGCGCTCCCGGGACACGCTTGCCCGGCACCCCCCGCTCCATCCCAGCGGCCCCGAGCCCCGGCGGGGTGGGGGCGAGGGGCGAGCGGGAggagccccggggccgggcagggggaggctcagggagggcgaggcacacagcccagctcagcccggGGTCTCTCCGCGCTGCTCCCCGGCTACGGCCACAATAAACTGACCCCGTGCCCACCTGCGCCGCTGCTCCCAGCGCTCCTGCCCGCCGGCACGGAGCCTCCGCGGGGCAGAACCGGGCGGGACGGGGGGTCAGCACCGCGGGGCAGAACCGGGCGGGACGGGGGGGTCGGCACCGCGCGAGGCTCGGGGGCTGCGGGCTGGGACCCTCCGCTGCGGGAACTGCTGAGCCCGGCGGCAGCTGGGGATGGGACGCCCGGGCCCGGTGCACCCAGTGCCGCCCCGGAGCGGGGGGGG
The nucleotide sequence above comes from Molothrus aeneus isolate 106 chromosome 2, BPBGC_Maene_1.0, whole genome shotgun sequence. Encoded proteins:
- the CCKBR gene encoding gastrin/cholecystokinin type B receptor; this encodes MDPRPLNESLQEMLCRSGNGTGNGPGTGIGNGTNGSVCDLLRRGLRGPPAPRELDVAVRVVLYVLIFVLSVGGNALVVAVLALNRRLRTVTNCFLLSLALSDLLLALCCMPFTLLPGLMGAFIFGDVVCKLVAYLMGVSVAVSTFSLVAIAIERYSAICNPLQSRAWQTRSHACRVIAGTWALAALLMLPYAVYSSTRPAAPRPPPAQCTHHWPSERVRQLWYVLLLLVLFFIPGVVMTVAYGLISRELYRGIRFELDVKRDVAAQRGTRGDPAPSCDEGDGCYLQLSRPGAALELRALGAAAQQDRARINSSGAQLAAKRRVIRMLVVIVAMFFLCWLPIFAANTWRAFSPRAAQRALSGTPIAFIHLLSYTSACANPLIYCFMNRRFRKAFGATCAGWGCRRACPRRPPEDEPPMASASLSKFSYTTVSSLGPP